A single region of the Podospora pseudopauciseta strain CBS 411.78 chromosome 1, whole genome shotgun sequence genome encodes:
- a CDS encoding hypothetical protein (COG:K; EggNog:ENOG503Q4NC) has product MPLTIYPLPRPPKYQLTMDHQAPSPRASSPSPAPRAQSPAVSGDEQQPSSPTTANALPAIPQQSSPEYRPEFLRSVGENERHPKGKRKRTAAKDKAILEAAYNANPKPDKAARLDIVKRVSLNEKEVQIWFQNRRQNDRRKSRPLSPQELAALRYGGMQILSSDPAPYNTAFSSDITNTSPLQSLSRPEQEPTSPTQPDRPVSQAGEEPEPVAEVRRETSKWEEPRDNAKELATPAPKPRSAHDQSSALSQSFSASVGYLSNRWNTGNSFTTPAPVTAGRDEPFSFESFSSSCPPAFSAGSILPPPSTQPSRFRISMSLEGKAEVVASTISPPRPIAAPPTPDMLQSLRSIRRPNLQRSHSASPIVTLPPISVLTSSLTSHSPLPPRLTRGRSRDVHAWEFACDAENREDALTAQAKNESNGSAIAAISLLRSTSSTGGSPLQQSSSAKRNATISKATPRPGAAKKAKLGRASSSVARMQSVLELSEKANHDNQQVVSSTSEKIKVHARHSPSGHDSDKENWSPDEDGNPRTPYYSHAQSITGSATTGRRPLPSSATRSEKDYRKHPRRTPANNKTALNDRANTAPVKGRGQRRDKRAAQDSVLEIFEDEEAENRSPASSRAALDDEVERFMRGNVSPSKKSDVDAVAGLLSLSQGNWR; this is encoded by the exons ATGCCTCTCACGATAtacccccttccccgcccccccaaaTACCAATTGACAATGGATCACCAAGCTCCTTCACCACGcgcctcctcgccgtcaCCAGCTCCTCGTGCCCAATCCCCCGCTGTGTCGGGCGATGAACAGCAGCCGAgctctcccaccaccgccaatGCCCTCCCCGCAATTCCCCAGCAGTCGTCACCCGAATACAGACCAGAGTTTTTGAGATCAGTGGGGGAGAACGAAAGACACCCCAAGGGCAAGAGGAAACGCACCGC TGCCAAAGACAAGGCGATCCTCGAGGCGGCCTACAATGCCAACCCTAAGCCTGACAAGGCAGCGCGTCTCGATATTGTAAAACGCGTCTCACTTAACGAAAAAGAGGTTCAG ATTTGGTTCCAAAACAGAAGACAAAACGACAGAAGAAAATCACGACCCTTGTCGCCGCAGGAGCTTGCGGCCCTCAGATACGGCGGCATGCAGATCCTCTCTTCTGACCCCGCTCCTTACAACACCGCTTTTAGTTCCGAtatcaccaacacctccccgcTTCAGTCATTATCACGACCCGAGCAGGAACCGACGTCCCCCACCCAGCCAGATAGACCCGTATCTCAAGCTGGGGAGGAGCCCGAGCCAGTGGCCGAAGTACGCCGCGAGACTAGCAAGTGGGAGGAACCCCGGGACAACGCTAAGGAGCTGGCTACCCCTGCTCCTAAACCAAGATCCGCTCACGACCAGTCTTCAGCGCTGTCACAGTCCTTCTCGGCGTCGGTTGGTTATCTTTCCAACAGGTGGAATACTGGCAACTCATTCACGACACCGGCACCAGTGACGGCTGGTCGTGATGAGCCCTTCTC CTTCGAATCCTTCTCGTCGTCATGCCCACCAGCGTTCTCTGCTGGCTCAATCCTACCCCCACCAAGCACACAACCCTCTCGTTTCCGCATCTCCATGTCGTTGGAAGGCAAGGCCGAAGTTGTAGCCTCGACCATTTCACCACCGCGTCCCATTGCcgctccaccaacccctgaCATGCTGCAGTCACTTCGCTCTATTCGGCGGCCGAACCTGCAGCGAAGCCACAGTGCTTCTCCTATTGTCACACTGCCACCCATTTCAGTTCTCACCAGTTCTCTCACTAGCCACAGCCCACTACCGCCTCGCCTCACTCGTGGAAGGTCAAGAGATGTGCACGCCTGGGAGTTTGCCTGTGATGCTGAGAACCGCGAGGATGCACTTACCGCACAAGCCAAGAATGAGAGCAATGGCTCCGCCATCGCAGCTATCAGCCTTCTGAGGTCAACCAGCTCAACCGGCGGCAGCCCTCTTCAGCAAAGCAGCAGTGCCAAGCGCAACGCCACCATCAGCAAGGCCACTCCTCGCCCAGGtgcggccaagaaggcaaagCTCGGTAGAGCGTCGAGCAGTGTTGCGAGGATGCAGTCAGTTCTGGAGCTTAGCGAAAAGGCCAACCATGACAACCAGCAGGTCGTCAGCAGCACTTCGGAGAAGATCAAAGTTCACGCACGGCATTCCCCATCAGGTCACGATTCTGATAAGGAGAACTGGAGCCCTGATGAAGACGGCAACCCGCGTACTCCTTATTACTCTCACGCCCAATCAATCACGGGATCCGCAACCACAGgtcgccgccctctcccctcttctGCTACAAGGTCAGAGAAGGATTACAGGAAGCATCCCCGCCGCACTCCGGCAAACAACAAGACGGCCCTGAACGACCGAGCTAACACCGCGCCGGTGAAGGGCCGGGGCCAGAGACGTGACAAGCGGGCGGCCCAGGACTCTGTTTTGGAGATAtttgaggatgaagaggctgAGAACAGGAGCCCTGCTTCTTCGAGGGCTGCTCTGGACGacgaggtggagaggttCATGAGGGGCAATGTGAGCCCGAGCAAAAAGAGCGATGTGGATGCCGtggctgggttgttgagTTTGAGCCAGGGGAACTGGAGATGA